A genomic segment from Saprospiraceae bacterium encodes:
- a CDS encoding transglycosylase domain-containing protein, with translation MRQIIDFFLNGTDQTWHKRLVKWMWMGALAAILGIALLFFGLSFTKLPSVADLENPKSEEATLVLGSRGDVLGRLYVQNRVEIKYEDLSPILVQALVSTEDERYFKHTGIDFHALGRVAVKTVLLGQRSSGGASTITQQLAKLLFTGVKANSMPKRFVQKLKEWIIAVRLEKKYTKEEIIALYLNKFEFINGAYGIKAASEIYFGTTPDNLKTEEAAMLVGMLKNPSLFNPIQRADTALHRRMVVLKQMQKNNIISEATYDSLRVLPLGLNFSRQTHIDGLAPYFRMEVSKDVKTILERADIRKPDGSKYDLYRDGLRIHTTIDSAMQRIAEEEMIKNMSKVQKSFNSVWKGMNPWTYKSDSDHEIPLETRENTLNKLIRSSDRYQDLRKKHILPIITEIAKEVDLTFHEDDREVERVIAESKQSGVIANLVSRNLITTGLAAEHRKVMKSKHFAELKEKWALLQKETKEAFDKKVNMKVFAYNDKMETDTILSPLDSIKYLRMFLQTGILAIDPRNGHVKVWVGGINHKYFQFDHVRTRRQVGSTFKPFVYATAIQQQGFSPCQQVYDLPITIAPGDGQFYLSEPWTPQNSHGEYTGELFTLKQGLAKSKNTISAWLMKQLGSAQPVRELVHQMGIDKNAKYPNGQYILPAAPSIALGSADLTVMEMTGAYTTFANNGYFRKPIYILKIEDKNGKKIYEAYSNAEPALRQNHNYVMVEMLRYAGTGLQGVKSDVGGKTGTTNDYVDGWFMGITPNLVVGTWVGGEDRWFRFRSIHYGQGAYMAKPFFREFIKRLETTPGVDYDVTAKFYRPPGDLQIELNCNEYDGEILPIDGDQEFQDEIFNDGFGDEGFNKPPVPNKIKTDNNLK, from the coding sequence ATGCGCCAAATTATAGATTTTTTCCTCAATGGAACAGACCAAACCTGGCATAAAAGATTAGTGAAATGGATGTGGATGGGAGCCCTGGCTGCTATCCTAGGTATTGCCCTCCTTTTTTTCGGCCTATCTTTTACCAAGCTACCCTCTGTAGCAGATCTGGAAAATCCAAAATCAGAAGAAGCAACACTCGTCTTGGGCTCTCGTGGAGATGTGCTCGGACGATTATATGTACAAAATCGGGTGGAAATCAAATACGAAGACCTGTCCCCGATCCTCGTTCAGGCGCTGGTCTCGACAGAAGATGAGCGATACTTCAAACACACAGGCATTGATTTTCATGCCTTGGGGCGGGTCGCTGTCAAAACGGTATTGCTTGGCCAAAGAAGTTCCGGAGGGGCGAGTACCATTACCCAGCAATTAGCCAAATTGCTGTTTACAGGGGTTAAAGCCAACTCCATGCCCAAGCGATTTGTACAAAAATTGAAAGAATGGATCATCGCCGTTCGTTTGGAAAAAAAATATACCAAAGAAGAAATCATAGCACTCTATTTAAATAAATTTGAATTCATCAATGGCGCCTATGGTATAAAAGCCGCCTCTGAAATTTACTTCGGGACAACCCCCGACAACCTCAAAACAGAGGAGGCTGCCATGCTGGTGGGTATGCTGAAGAATCCTTCCCTCTTCAACCCTATCCAACGGGCTGATACGGCCCTTCACCGCCGAATGGTTGTCCTCAAACAAATGCAAAAGAATAACATCATTAGTGAGGCTACCTATGATTCTTTACGGGTATTACCTTTAGGACTAAATTTCAGCCGTCAAACCCATATTGACGGCCTGGCACCTTATTTTCGAATGGAAGTTTCTAAAGATGTTAAAACTATTCTGGAGCGTGCAGATATCCGAAAACCAGATGGCTCAAAATACGATCTCTATCGGGATGGCCTCCGAATTCATACCACCATCGATTCCGCTATGCAACGGATTGCAGAAGAGGAGATGATCAAAAACATGAGCAAGGTCCAGAAGTCCTTTAATTCCGTTTGGAAAGGCATGAACCCCTGGACCTATAAAAGTGATTCTGATCATGAAATCCCATTAGAAACCCGAGAAAATACCCTTAACAAATTAATCAGAAGCTCAGACCGCTATCAGGATCTCAGAAAAAAACATATCCTCCCCATCATCACCGAAATTGCCAAAGAGGTAGATCTTACCTTCCACGAGGATGACCGTGAAGTGGAGCGCGTAATCGCGGAATCGAAACAGAGTGGAGTGATCGCGAACTTGGTTTCTCGTAACCTGATTACCACTGGCCTCGCCGCTGAACACCGAAAGGTGATGAAAAGTAAACACTTTGCCGAGTTGAAAGAGAAATGGGCCCTCCTGCAAAAAGAAACAAAAGAAGCCTTTGACAAAAAGGTAAACATGAAAGTGTTTGCTTACAATGATAAAATGGAAACAGATACGATCCTCAGCCCGTTGGATTCTATTAAGTATCTGCGTATGTTCCTACAAACTGGTATCCTGGCCATAGATCCCCGCAACGGACATGTTAAAGTTTGGGTCGGAGGAATCAATCATAAATACTTCCAGTTTGATCACGTTCGCACCAGAAGGCAGGTCGGTTCTACCTTCAAACCTTTTGTCTATGCCACAGCTATCCAACAACAAGGGTTTTCGCCTTGCCAGCAAGTATACGATCTTCCGATAACCATAGCTCCCGGCGATGGACAATTCTACCTGTCTGAACCCTGGACCCCCCAAAACTCGCATGGGGAATATACCGGCGAGCTTTTTACCCTAAAACAGGGACTTGCTAAATCTAAAAACACCATTTCCGCTTGGTTGATGAAACAACTAGGCAGTGCCCAACCCGTTAGAGAGCTGGTTCACCAAATGGGGATTGATAAAAATGCAAAATATCCTAATGGGCAGTATATTCTCCCCGCTGCGCCCTCTATCGCCCTCGGTTCTGCCGACTTAACTGTCATGGAAATGACCGGCGCCTATACTACTTTCGCCAATAATGGTTATTTCCGCAAGCCAATTTATATCCTTAAAATTGAAGATAAAAACGGGAAAAAGATTTACGAGGCATATAGTAATGCCGAACCCGCCCTTCGCCAAAACCACAACTATGTCATGGTTGAAATGTTGCGCTATGCAGGCACTGGCCTCCAGGGAGTGAAGAGCGACGTAGGTGGTAAAACCGGTACCACTAATGATTATGTGGATGGCTGGTTTATGGGTATTACGCCTAATTTAGTGGTAGGAACTTGGGTAGGCGGAGAAGATCGATGGTTCCGTTTTCGCTCTATCCATTATGGCCAAGGAGCTTACATGGCTAAACCATTTTTCCGAGAATTCATAAAGCGATTAGAAACAACACCCGGCGTTGATTATGATGTTACTGCCAAATTTTACCGCCCACCAGGAGATTTGCAAATAGAACTCAACTGTAATGAGTATGATGGCGAAATTTTGCCAATAGATGGCGACCAAGAATTTCAGGATGAAATTTTTAACGATGGCTTCGGAGATGAAGGGTTTAATAAACCACCAGTACCTAATAAAATCAAAACTGACAATAACCTGAAATAG
- the aroB gene encoding 3-dehydroquinate synthase — protein MRTIELGSYTIFVGSFSDSLRQLLADHSYSNYFVIVDGNTEMYCLPALKAVIPSIEVIKIQAGEQHKGIETCLQIWTGFMHQNADRKALVINLGGGVIGDMGGFCASTFKRGMDFIQIPTTLLSQVDASIGGKLGVDFMQVKNSIGLFQDPKAVFVDTQFLQTLPAEEIRSGFAEIVKHSLIADRAQWNKIKQINDLDKINWDEYVYPSLLIKQKIVEQDPFERGIRKALNFGHTIGHAIEGLALDGGRPLLHGEAIAIGMICESWLSYQISGLSAADFQEITDFFLRIYDPYDLSDLSYAKLLALMANDKKNEGKAINFSLLSAAGQVCINQTCNPEMIISSLDYYQELLQMA, from the coding sequence ATGCGAACAATAGAATTAGGTTCATATACCATTTTCGTTGGTAGTTTTTCGGATTCCTTGCGGCAACTCCTTGCGGACCATTCCTATTCCAATTATTTCGTTATCGTCGATGGTAATACCGAGATGTATTGTCTTCCTGCCCTGAAAGCGGTCATTCCTTCCATTGAAGTGATTAAAATCCAGGCAGGTGAGCAACACAAAGGAATCGAAACCTGCTTGCAGATTTGGACAGGTTTTATGCATCAAAACGCCGACCGAAAAGCATTGGTCATCAACCTTGGTGGCGGAGTGATTGGTGATATGGGAGGATTCTGTGCCAGCACCTTCAAAAGAGGAATGGATTTCATCCAGATACCAACAACACTACTATCTCAAGTTGATGCTTCTATCGGCGGAAAATTGGGGGTCGACTTTATGCAGGTCAAAAATAGTATCGGCCTCTTCCAGGACCCTAAGGCGGTCTTCGTCGATACGCAGTTTCTACAAACCTTACCTGCCGAAGAAATTCGAAGCGGCTTTGCTGAAATTGTCAAACACAGCCTCATCGCAGATCGTGCCCAATGGAATAAAATAAAGCAAATCAATGATTTAGATAAGATTAATTGGGATGAGTATGTATACCCTTCTCTTTTGATTAAACAAAAAATCGTTGAGCAGGATCCTTTTGAAAGGGGCATTCGCAAAGCCTTGAACTTTGGCCATACTATTGGACATGCCATCGAGGGCCTGGCCTTGGATGGAGGGCGGCCACTGCTGCATGGTGAAGCCATTGCTATAGGCATGATATGCGAAAGCTGGCTCTCCTACCAAATAAGTGGGCTCTCCGCAGCAGATTTTCAGGAAATTACCGATTTTTTCCTACGAATTTACGACCCATACGATCTTAGTGACCTTTCTTACGCCAAACTTTTGGCGCTAATGGCAAACGACAAAAAAAATGAAGGAAAAGCCATCAATTTTAGCTTGCTAAGCGCCGCTGGTCAAGTATGTATTAACCAAACCTGCAACCCAGAAATGATTATTAGCAGTCTCGACTATTACCAGGAACTGCTCCAGATGGCATAG
- a CDS encoding DoxX family protein: MKDLADLIGRILVSIIFLVEAYDSLTYSQQTKNTMAEYGITWQPDLLLVGSIFVLALGGILILIGYRSSFGALLLLLYWVPVTFIVHSFWNDPAELQRQESIAFMKNIAIMGGVIIIWVNGSGRYSVKRLFATARVPRKDR, from the coding sequence ATGAAAGACCTGGCTGATTTAATCGGTAGAATTTTAGTTTCTATTATTTTTCTAGTGGAAGCCTATGATTCCTTGACCTATTCCCAGCAAACAAAAAATACGATGGCCGAATACGGTATTACCTGGCAACCTGACCTTTTGCTGGTTGGCAGCATTTTTGTCTTGGCGCTAGGGGGGATCCTGATCTTGATTGGATATCGCTCCAGTTTTGGTGCCTTATTATTGCTCCTTTATTGGGTGCCCGTTACCTTTATCGTCCACTCCTTTTGGAATGACCCTGCTGAATTGCAGCGCCAAGAATCTATTGCTTTTATGAAAAATATTGCGATCATGGGCGGAGTCATTATTATTTGGGTCAATGGCAGCGGCCGTTACAGCGTCAAACGATTGTTTGCAACAGCTAGGGTGCCACGGAAAGATAGGTGA
- a CDS encoding FAD-dependent oxidoreductase → MYKEVELKLLPSEVDNNAFIKKQAAVACNWKETAIDDIQLLKRSVDARGKQPLVRLRVKVYSGEKSSPEPALLDLLQDVHDQKEVIVVGAGPAGYFAGLELIELGLKPIILDRGKDVQTRRRDLRAIQQFGTVDPDSNYCFGEGGAGTYSDGKLYTRSHKRGNIEKALRLLVEHGAKSDILIDAHPHIGSNKLPLIVANIRETIRHYGGEVHFNSQVTDFLIKASKVKGVVVNNEKEYLADAIILATGHSARDIYYLLAKKGVKMEAKPYALGVRIEHPQSLIDSVQYRQNPREEGLPAASYRLACQVADRGVFSFCMCPGGLVVPAATAPGELVVNGMSMSKRDSPFANSGTVVAVELEDLAPYADHGLFAGLAFQQAVEQKMWQAGDGTQKAPAQRLIDFAEGRLSKDLPGSSYIPGLFSAPLHELLPTSIYQRLQQGVKQFGLQMKGYFTQEANVIGTESRTSAPIRIPRDRDTLMHEDIQGFFPCGEGAGYAGGIISAAMDGQNVAKAVARFFN, encoded by the coding sequence ATGTATAAAGAAGTAGAACTAAAACTCCTACCTTCAGAAGTAGACAATAACGCTTTTATTAAAAAACAGGCCGCCGTAGCTTGTAACTGGAAAGAGACCGCTATTGATGACATTCAGTTGCTCAAACGATCTGTCGATGCTAGAGGGAAACAGCCCTTGGTTCGCTTACGGGTAAAGGTTTATAGTGGCGAAAAATCGAGCCCCGAACCAGCACTTCTCGATCTGCTACAAGACGTTCATGATCAAAAAGAGGTCATTGTAGTAGGAGCAGGCCCAGCAGGCTACTTTGCCGGGCTTGAGTTGATTGAACTAGGACTGAAACCAATTATTTTAGACCGGGGCAAGGATGTTCAAACCCGCCGTAGAGACCTCCGTGCCATCCAGCAATTTGGAACCGTTGATCCCGACTCCAACTATTGCTTTGGCGAAGGAGGCGCCGGGACTTACTCTGATGGCAAACTTTATACGCGCTCCCACAAAAGGGGAAATATCGAAAAAGCTTTGCGCTTATTGGTAGAACATGGCGCTAAATCGGATATCCTTATTGATGCACACCCTCATATCGGGTCAAATAAACTCCCACTTATTGTCGCTAATATCCGAGAAACGATCCGTCACTATGGCGGGGAAGTCCATTTTAATAGCCAGGTGACCGACTTTCTTATCAAAGCAAGTAAAGTGAAAGGCGTAGTCGTCAATAATGAAAAAGAATACCTGGCAGATGCGATCATTCTGGCCACTGGGCATTCTGCCAGAGACATCTATTATTTATTGGCCAAAAAGGGCGTTAAAATGGAAGCCAAACCCTATGCCCTAGGGGTTAGAATTGAACATCCGCAAAGCCTGATAGATTCCGTCCAGTATCGGCAAAATCCCAGGGAAGAGGGATTACCGGCGGCTAGCTATCGCCTGGCCTGCCAAGTCGCTGATCGCGGCGTTTTTTCTTTTTGTATGTGCCCAGGAGGATTGGTCGTTCCAGCTGCGACGGCACCTGGCGAACTGGTCGTCAACGGGATGTCTATGTCGAAACGGGATTCTCCCTTTGCCAATTCGGGAACGGTGGTTGCAGTGGAGCTAGAAGACCTGGCACCCTATGCAGATCATGGCCTTTTTGCAGGCTTAGCCTTCCAACAGGCAGTCGAACAAAAGATGTGGCAAGCCGGAGATGGTACCCAAAAAGCTCCGGCGCAACGATTAATCGATTTCGCCGAAGGACGTTTGTCCAAAGACCTTCCTGGAAGTTCTTATATTCCCGGGTTGTTTAGTGCGCCGCTTCATGAATTATTACCCACCTCCATTTACCAGCGCCTGCAACAAGGGGTAAAACAGTTTGGACTGCAAATGAAAGGGTATTTCACCCAAGAAGCCAATGTCATCGGAACAGAAAGCCGTACCAGCGCCCCTATTCGCATTCCTCGCGATCGCGACACCCTTATGCATGAAGACATCCAGGGTTTTTTCCCTTGTGGCGAAGGGGCGGGTTATGCCGGAGGAATCATTTCAGCAGCCATGGATGGCCAAAATGTAGCTAAAGCTGTTGCTCGATTTTTCAATTAG
- the kdsA gene encoding 3-deoxy-8-phosphooctulonate synthase, giving the protein MQLSNIPLLKHTDSLNFFLIAGPCAIEGRDMALSIAEKVHALCDKLKIPYIFKGSYRKANRSRLDSFTGIGDEKALKILQEVGLTFDIPVTTDIHSDPEAAIAAEYVDILQIPAFMCRQTSLLVAAAQTGKVVNIKKGQFLSADAMQFALNKVVESGNDQVWLTERGTTFGYQDLIVDFRGIPVMQAMGAQVILDCTHSLQQPNQPSGVTGGKPGLIATIAKAGIAVGADGLFIETHPSPALAKSDGANMLPLDHLEGLLTKLTHIRSAIQS; this is encoded by the coding sequence ATGCAATTGTCGAATATACCTCTATTAAAACATACCGATAGCCTCAACTTTTTCCTCATTGCTGGCCCCTGCGCTATTGAGGGACGCGACATGGCCCTTTCTATTGCCGAAAAGGTGCATGCCCTGTGCGACAAGCTGAAAATACCCTATATCTTTAAAGGCTCCTATCGAAAAGCTAATCGTTCTCGCCTCGACTCCTTTACAGGTATTGGTGATGAAAAGGCCCTGAAAATACTACAAGAGGTTGGCCTAACCTTCGACATTCCGGTCACCACCGACATCCACAGTGACCCGGAGGCCGCCATAGCCGCCGAATACGTGGATATCCTTCAAATTCCTGCCTTTATGTGCCGACAAACAAGCCTGCTCGTCGCCGCTGCCCAGACGGGCAAAGTAGTCAACATTAAAAAAGGGCAGTTCCTCAGTGCCGATGCCATGCAATTTGCCCTAAACAAAGTCGTAGAATCAGGTAATGACCAAGTCTGGCTCACCGAACGCGGCACCACCTTTGGCTACCAAGACCTAATCGTTGATTTTAGAGGAATTCCCGTGATGCAGGCCATGGGAGCGCAGGTCATTCTCGATTGCACCCACTCGCTGCAGCAGCCCAACCAACCCTCTGGCGTGACAGGTGGCAAACCTGGCCTCATCGCCACCATCGCCAAAGCCGGTATCGCCGTGGGTGCCGACGGCCTTTTCATCGAAACCCACCCCAGCCCCGCCCTGGCTAAATCTGATGGCGCAAATATGCTTCCGCTGGATCACTTGGAAGGCCTCCTGACCAAATTGACGCACATCCGAAGCGCAATACAGTCATAA
- a CDS encoding metallophosphoesterase, producing the protein MRILIFLFILLALDIYAFQAFRFLLQNWSASARNIMYVVYWTIPVLAIGTLIVTNYVDVSGWNSNFKTYWRTFIFIAYISKLPLVGILLVDDLRRLVLWISSQFSKGVPVDLSRSKFLTRAAIVAGALPFTSLLYGMVRNPYRYKLYREKVSLGRLPKALEGLKIIQISDIHSGSFTFKEPIQLAIDLINQEKPDLVFFTGDLVNNVATEMEPYIDLFDKIEAKYGVYSVLGNHDYGDYVRWKDDQAKTENMELLKATHKRLGWDLMLNEHRQVEINGEQVAILGVENYSMHLRFPKYGDLQKACEDCGPAALKLLLSHDPSHWEGQVIKDYQDIDITFSGHTHGMQFGVEIPGWFQWSPIQYVYKQWAGLYQKGEQYLYVNRGLGFLGYPGRVGILPEIAVIELEKSDRSLG; encoded by the coding sequence ATGCGAATATTGATTTTTCTTTTTATCCTATTGGCGCTGGACATCTATGCTTTCCAGGCCTTTCGTTTTTTGTTACAAAATTGGAGTGCTTCGGCTAGAAATATCATGTATGTCGTTTATTGGACGATTCCGGTGCTGGCCATAGGTACCTTAATTGTCACCAACTATGTTGATGTTTCGGGTTGGAATAGCAACTTCAAAACCTATTGGCGTACCTTTATATTTATTGCTTATATTTCCAAATTACCCCTTGTTGGTATTTTGTTGGTTGATGACTTGCGCAGGCTGGTACTTTGGATTTCTAGTCAGTTTTCTAAAGGCGTCCCAGTCGATTTAAGTAGGTCAAAATTTTTGACAAGGGCGGCGATTGTAGCTGGCGCGCTACCGTTTACCTCCCTTCTTTACGGAATGGTACGCAACCCTTATCGTTATAAGCTTTATCGCGAAAAGGTAAGCTTGGGCCGGTTGCCAAAAGCCTTGGAAGGTTTGAAGATTATTCAGATTTCAGATATACATTCCGGCAGTTTCACTTTTAAAGAACCGATCCAGTTAGCCATAGACCTCATCAACCAGGAAAAGCCGGATTTGGTCTTTTTTACGGGTGATCTCGTCAATAATGTGGCGACGGAAATGGAGCCCTATATCGATCTTTTTGATAAAATAGAAGCCAAATATGGAGTCTATTCGGTTTTGGGTAATCATGACTATGGCGATTATGTTCGCTGGAAGGATGACCAAGCCAAAACAGAGAATATGGAGCTATTGAAGGCGACCCATAAGCGATTGGGGTGGGATTTGATGTTGAATGAGCATCGGCAGGTGGAGATCAACGGTGAGCAAGTGGCGATCCTCGGGGTAGAGAATTACTCTATGCACCTTCGGTTTCCCAAGTATGGCGATTTACAGAAGGCCTGTGAGGATTGTGGACCAGCAGCGTTGAAACTGTTATTGTCGCACGATCCTTCTCATTGGGAAGGGCAAGTCATCAAAGATTACCAGGATATTGATATTACCTTTTCGGGACACACGCATGGGATGCAGTTTGGTGTAGAAATCCCCGGGTGGTTTCAGTGGAGTCCGATTCAGTATGTTTACAAGCAATGGGCTGGTCTTTATCAGAAAGGGGAGCAATATTTGTATGTCAATCGGGGTCTTGGCTTTTTGGGGTACCCCGGACGAGTAGGCATTTTACCTGAAATTGCGGTAATTGAGCTAGAAAAGAGCGACCGTTCTTTGGGTTGA
- a CDS encoding T9SS type A sorting domain-containing protein, whose amino-acid sequence MIKAYKMCCQPAAQQTNPRNNVFQPSLFVFFLIFLFPAIGGSQPELVCDGTLQTIAYSGTFKDFIIPNDPAINEIEFTLKGGDGGFAQIGNACKADGGEGATVITKFKVGEGEDALPYGAIVRLVVGRAGEKGTGVGVLFTGGSYGGGGGGTGLLYKVPGDDLWTILAVAGGGGGAYQGRLAGFCIDKKEGQGGSATVAGGNGNGGLNPGEGGTFGDGGQAGGLNGLELSGGGGGYLTRGSGISCTGGEVGEGGAGYPEGGYGGGAEGCFSFTFRDGGYGFGGGGTGNNGGGGGGGYSGGGGGGSTGAGGGGGSYVRAANAGRTITAGGTTGDTFDGFATYTCQRKSAPVAVCIPTPVTVILNDAGHTLISLSQIDGGTIEASTGEVAISFGPANFDCDDIGENSVTLTVTADSGQASSCTATVIVEDQTLPVAECEAVNVFLDENGQANITAEQIGGNSYDACGIADMQLSTSSFDCSSLGEQTVSLLVTDNNGNTNTCFITLKVKDESAINISCPADQVVTCGQSTDPALLGTATTTDNCSTPALSFLDEGGADFCGEGGTLLRTWTASAEGQTAASCVQRIEIQKDNTPPSISCPENISVACNATDLPDLEPVVADNCDSAPLVSFDDFTIGNEGDFSYMIERTWMATDACGNVNSCIQTIKKSAALLADEALNIDVDGDGEADPIVIGRMNRNALIITPAAAACVLEWLPSATGTSRPLPRGNTIVDGTNCIPGRIPLSEDGRLMNPLLGQAIQLAITLRLNPEIASVPLSTLSCMTEVSDIVYQGLPRPNPTIGDLFQQSNLILGNIYAPHWQHFENALNCINSIYGLCKPEETAVAELHHQLGYPQVSDQAFTLDVFPNPADEEIYLRFHKTLEQLAILRIYNLQGQLVLNQTIPAGSSLQHRIPLANLGNGLYKMWLQVEGKTSITRSFVVQR is encoded by the coding sequence ATGATTAAAGCTTACAAGATGTGCTGCCAACCAGCAGCTCAACAAACAAACCCCAGGAACAATGTTTTTCAACCGAGCCTCTTTGTGTTTTTTCTGATCTTTCTATTCCCCGCAATTGGCGGCAGTCAACCTGAATTGGTTTGTGATGGCACCCTACAAACGATAGCTTATAGTGGTACCTTCAAAGACTTCATCATTCCTAATGATCCCGCGATCAATGAAATTGAATTCACACTAAAAGGAGGAGATGGCGGATTTGCGCAAATAGGAAATGCCTGTAAAGCTGACGGTGGCGAAGGCGCTACAGTTATTACCAAATTCAAAGTTGGAGAGGGAGAAGATGCCCTACCTTATGGCGCCATTGTTCGCTTGGTCGTCGGGCGCGCTGGCGAAAAGGGAACCGGCGTAGGCGTTTTATTTACGGGTGGCAGCTATGGCGGCGGTGGCGGTGGTACAGGGTTATTGTATAAAGTCCCCGGCGATGATTTATGGACCATCCTAGCCGTTGCCGGTGGCGGCGGCGGTGCCTACCAAGGAAGATTAGCAGGTTTTTGTATCGATAAAAAAGAAGGCCAGGGTGGAAGTGCGACCGTAGCTGGTGGCAATGGCAATGGGGGCTTGAATCCTGGTGAGGGCGGAACTTTTGGCGATGGCGGACAAGCAGGCGGCTTGAATGGCCTGGAATTATCCGGCGGTGGCGGCGGTTATTTAACGCGTGGCAGTGGAATCAGCTGTACGGGCGGCGAAGTAGGTGAAGGTGGCGCTGGTTATCCTGAAGGAGGATACGGTGGCGGAGCCGAAGGTTGCTTTAGCTTTACCTTTAGAGACGGAGGATACGGTTTTGGTGGCGGCGGCACGGGCAATAACGGCGGTGGCGGCGGCGGCGGCTACTCTGGCGGCGGTGGCGGCGGTTCTACTGGCGCCGGCGGTGGCGGCGGCAGCTATGTCCGGGCAGCAAATGCCGGACGGACCATCACGGCAGGCGGAACCACAGGCGATACCTTCGATGGGTTTGCTACCTATACCTGTCAGCGCAAGAGCGCACCCGTGGCGGTTTGTATTCCTACGCCTGTAACGGTTATTTTAAATGATGCAGGCCATACCCTTATTTCTTTAAGTCAAATTGATGGCGGTACCATCGAGGCCTCTACTGGAGAAGTGGCTATCAGCTTTGGCCCTGCCAATTTTGATTGCGATGACATTGGCGAAAACAGCGTAACCTTGACCGTTACAGCAGATTCTGGCCAGGCCAGCTCCTGTACCGCTACCGTGATCGTTGAGGACCAAACCTTGCCGGTCGCTGAGTGTGAAGCAGTCAACGTATTCTTAGATGAAAATGGTCAGGCCAATATCACAGCAGAACAAATTGGTGGAAATTCCTACGATGCCTGTGGCATAGCCGATATGCAGTTGAGTACCTCTAGCTTTGATTGTTCTAGCCTGGGCGAACAAACCGTTTCGCTGTTGGTGACCGACAATAACGGCAATACCAATACTTGTTTCATTACCTTGAAAGTAAAAGATGAATCGGCTATTAACATCAGCTGTCCTGCAGATCAGGTAGTCACCTGTGGCCAGTCTACTGATCCCGCCTTATTGGGAACAGCAACTACCACTGATAACTGTAGTACTCCTGCCCTTTCGTTCCTCGACGAAGGCGGCGCTGATTTTTGTGGCGAAGGCGGAACACTGCTTCGTACCTGGACCGCTTCAGCCGAAGGTCAGACGGCAGCCTCGTGTGTCCAACGAATAGAAATCCAAAAAGACAATACCCCTCCTAGCATCAGCTGCCCTGAAAATATTTCGGTGGCTTGTAACGCAACAGACCTACCTGATCTGGAACCTGTTGTAGCTGATAATTGCGACAGTGCTCCCCTCGTTTCGTTTGATGATTTTACCATCGGAAACGAAGGTGACTTTTCCTATATGATCGAACGGACCTGGATGGCGACAGATGCCTGCGGTAATGTCAATTCTTGTATACAAACCATCAAAAAAAGTGCCGCTCTACTAGCCGATGAGGCCTTGAACATTGATGTCGATGGAGACGGAGAAGCCGATCCTATTGTCATTGGTAGAATGAATAGGAATGCACTCATCATTACCCCAGCAGCGGCGGCGTGCGTACTCGAATGGCTGCCAAGTGCAACGGGTACCTCACGGCCTTTACCACGGGGCAACACCATTGTCGATGGCACCAATTGCATCCCTGGTCGCATTCCGCTGAGCGAGGATGGCCGCTTAATGAATCCCTTGTTAGGGCAGGCCATACAACTGGCCATTACCTTGCGCCTCAATCCAGAGATCGCATCGGTACCACTCAGCACCTTGTCCTGCATGACCGAAGTGTCCGACATCGTTTACCAAGGCCTCCCACGCCCCAATCCGACCATTGGCGACCTATTCCAACAAAGTAACTTGATCCTTGGCAATATCTATGCGCCTCATTGGCAACATTTTGAAAATGCCCTCAATTGCATCAATAGTATCTATGGCTTGTGTAAACCCGAAGAAACAGCTGTTGCTGAGCTGCATCACCAATTGGGTTACCCCCAGGTGAGCGATCAAGCCTTTACCCTGGATGTTTTCCCCAATCCAGCCGACGAAGAAATCTATTTACGGTTCCATAAAACATTGGAACAACTGGCCATACTGCGCATTTACAACTTGCAGGGGCAACTGGTGCTCAATCAGACTATTCCGGCGGGTTCTAGCCTGCAACATCGCATACCACTTGCCAACTTGGGCAATGGCTTGTATAAAATGTGGCTACAGGTAGAAGGCAAAACCTCGATCACCCGATCCTTCGTGGTGCAACGCTAA